One window of the Cryptomeria japonica chromosome 7, Sugi_1.0, whole genome shotgun sequence genome contains the following:
- the LOC131049255 gene encoding adenylate-forming reductase 03009-like, giving the protein MDELGKSPSCHGVSFEMHNPAVPARHLLYKPITLNVWKAHSNSKIFTDHESAIFRKSESRGSSSHFCDLDIEVDEEGDDVERQTELDLVRHSSLPHTTEEDNGVPQATFVKVPSKRTAKSRESRMSVILLDQGIFTVYKRLFLLSFALNSTALILAATGHFSYAKKEVALFSVGNILALVLCRNEAFLRCVFWLAVKVLGKSWVPLPLKTATTSFLQCVGGIHSGCGVSSVMWLTYSLVQTLRHSETTSPEIRGVASAILALLVISSLAAFPLVRHLHHNVFEGFHRFAGWTALALLWVFVMLSAAYVPAEKSYRLRGSVLAKKQDFWFTLVITILIILPWLSVRKVPVQVSAPSGHASLVKFPSGIKAGLLGRISRSPLSDWHAFGIISDGKDEHMMLAGAVGDFTKSLVFDPPKYLYTRCVKFAGLPYLINMYNKVVVVATGSGICVFLSFMLQPCPAEIYVIWVAKAIEKNFGDDIVKRIKSYPSEKMIIHDTAFSGRPNVPQMTVEAVKKWGAEVVIVTSNPSGSRDVVNGCRAAGIPAFGPIWDS; this is encoded by the coding sequence ATGGATGAGTTGGGAAAGTCCCCAAGCTGTCATGGCGTGTCATTCGAAATGCATAATCCTGCCGTTCCAGCACGTCATTTGCTCTATAAACCCATCACTTTAAATGTTTGGAAGGCGCATTCCAACTCCAAGATTTTTACCGACCATGAATCCGCGATCTTTAGAAAATCAGAGAGCCGTGGATCCAGCAGTCATTTCTGTGATTTGGACATTGAagttgatgaggagggagatgatgtgGAGCGACAGACCGAGCTGGATTTAGTAAGGCACTCCAGTTTACCTCACACTACAGAAGAGGACAACGGTGTGCCACAGGCCACTTTTGTGAAGGTGCCTTCCAAGAGAACTGCCAAGTCAAGGGAGTCGCGTATGTCCGTGATATTGCTGGATCAGGGCATCTTTACTGTATACAAGCGTCTATTCCTTCTCTCCTTCGCACTCAATTCGACAGCACTCATTTTGGCTGCCACAGGCCACTTTTCATACGCTAAGAAGGAAGTTGCTCTATTTTCAGTGGGAAATATTCTGGCGTTGGTCTTGTGCCGCAACGAGGCCTTTCTGAGATGTGTCTTCTGGTTGGCGGTGAAGGTTCTGGGAAAGTCGTGGGTTCCACTCCCTCTCAAGACAGCCACAACATCGTTCCTTCAGTGCGTAGGAGGAATCCACAGCGGTTGTGGCGTTTCGTCTGTCATGTGGCTCACTTATTCCCTCGTGCAAACCCTGCGCCATTCCGAGACCACCTCCCCCGAGATAAGAGGCGTGGCATCGGCCATACTGGCGCTTCTGGTGATAAGCTCGCTCGCAGCATTCCCTCTGGTGCGGCACTTACACCACAACGTCTTCGAGGGATTCCATCGTTTCGCCGGCTGGACTGCTCTCGCTTTGCTTTGGGTTTTCGTCATGCTCTCTGCAGCTTACGTTCCTGCGGAGAAATCCTACCGACTTCGCGGTTCAGTTCTTGCAAAGAAGCAGGATTTCTGGTTCACTTTAGTTATCACCATTCTCATAATCCTGCCATGGCTATCCGTGAGGAAAGTTCCAGTGCAAGTGTCGGCTCCTTCCGGTCACGCCAGTTTAGTCAAATTCCCCAGTGGAATCAAAGCGGGCCTTCTAGGGCGCATAAGCAGATCTCCCCTCTCAGATTGGCATGCATTCGGAATAATCTCCGACGGAAAAGATGAGCACATGATGCTTGCCGGTGCGGTGGGAGATTTTACCAAAAGCTTGGTATTTGATCCGCCCAAATATCTGTATACCCGTTGTGTTAAATTTGCAGGGCTGCCCTATCTGATAAACATGTACAACAAGGTAGTTGTTGTGGCCACAGGCTCGGGCATCTGCGTGTTCCTGTCGTTCATGCTCCAGCCTTGTCCAGCAGAGATTTATGTTATTTGGGTGGCCAAAGCGATAGAGAAAAACTTTGGAGACGATATTGTGAAAAGGATCAAAAGCTACCCTTCCGAAAAGATGATAATCCATGACACTGCTTTCTCGGGTCGTCCAAACGTGCCGCAGATGACAGTGGAAGCAGTGAAGAAATGGGGAGCGGAAGTGGTGATAGTGACTAGTAATCCGAGTGGGAGCAGAGACGTGGTGAATGGATGCAGAGCAGCCGGAATTCCAGCTTTTGGGCCAATCTGGGACTCTTGA